The following proteins are encoded in a genomic region of Flammeovirga pectinis:
- a CDS encoding glucosaminidase domain-containing protein, whose protein sequence is MKKFLLILTIFVASVGSFEIANASSNTSIASVKDTDTIKREDYIRTLYKSFDPICRKYGINTKVAISQAIAEQGWKLRKDFRIFNIASTSTTRSKLVYDIGEQRYRRYRVYTSLEQAVEDYCKVLTSFHTYRKNGLFETLDPNKQITAITKGGYATSPTYLQLVSAVMDRFVAPVVDELREEEALARRSQELQSVASISSVEAQHIRFCLPSGY, encoded by the coding sequence ATGAAAAAGTTTTTGCTCATATTAACCATTTTTGTTGCAAGTGTAGGAAGCTTTGAAATTGCGAATGCATCTTCAAATACTTCAATTGCAAGTGTAAAAGATACGGATACAATAAAGAGAGAAGATTACATTCGTACTTTGTACAAATCCTTCGATCCAATTTGTAGAAAATACGGTATCAATACAAAAGTGGCTATATCACAAGCAATAGCAGAGCAAGGTTGGAAACTGAGAAAAGATTTCAGAATTTTCAACATCGCTTCTACTAGTACTACAAGAAGTAAATTAGTCTACGATATCGGAGAACAACGATACAGAAGATATAGAGTTTATACATCTTTAGAACAAGCAGTAGAAGACTATTGCAAAGTGCTAACTAGTTTCCATACTTATCGTAAAAATGGATTATTTGAGACATTAGATCCAAATAAACAAATTACAGCGATTACGAAAGGTGGATATGCTACAAGCCCAACTTACCTTCAACTAGTAAGTGCGGTAATGGACAGATTTGTTGCTCCAGTAGTAGACGAGTTACGTGAAGAAGAAGCGTTGGCAAGAAGATCTCAGGAACTTCAGTCAGTTGCATCAATTAGTAGCGTAGAAGCACAACACATTCGTTTCTGTCTTCCTTCTGGATACTAG
- a CDS encoding arylsulfatase: MKITGLSILALLFVLIGCNNNQKKELSKQTKKPNILIILADDMGYGDIGAFGSEIQTPNIDKLANEGIQFTNFHVGAACSPTRTMLMTGVDNHRAGLGNMTEIQADNQFGKPGYEGYLNDDVVSVATRMQDGGYHTYMVGKWHLGHSETTIPHAKGFERSFALMESGADNWVEQPYIPMYKAVHYYEDKKQVSLPTENYFSSNYYTDKMMKYIGESKKDDKPFYAYLSYQAVHYPHQAPKEYIDKYNGVYDEGWEKLRENRLAKQKELGIVSKDVILNTDNAATTEPDWKIQDWSKLSDEQKKFNARKMQAYSGMVDNMDVNIGRLISYLKEIGEYDNTLIVFLSDNGADPNQLTTKPGFDKWYKANYEYTFIEDYKGDYSKMGLKGSYADYGPGWAAAANTPNSYYKTFSTEGGIRVPFVAWYPKVLEQGKMVNNFAFVKDLVPTMLEVAGIEDTGNSYNGKEIYPITGKSMWSFLTGKAKALHNDDEIIGYELAGSSAVFQGKYKLSINPKTKGTGKWELYDIVSDPSEMHNLASKKPKLVAKLKAGYSKYEKDNGVVPVPADYDVLKQLIKNAERGVAH; encoded by the coding sequence ATGAAAATAACAGGCTTATCAATTTTAGCTCTCCTTTTTGTTTTAATAGGATGTAATAACAATCAAAAAAAGGAGCTTTCTAAGCAAACAAAAAAGCCAAATATCTTAATCATTTTAGCAGATGATATGGGGTATGGAGATATTGGTGCTTTTGGTAGTGAAATCCAAACACCTAACATAGATAAACTGGCAAATGAAGGTATTCAATTCACAAATTTCCATGTTGGTGCAGCATGTTCTCCAACAAGAACAATGCTAATGACTGGAGTTGACAACCATAGAGCAGGCCTTGGTAATATGACAGAAATTCAAGCAGACAATCAATTTGGAAAGCCAGGTTATGAAGGTTACTTAAATGATGATGTAGTTTCTGTTGCAACAAGGATGCAAGATGGAGGGTATCATACCTACATGGTAGGAAAATGGCATTTAGGCCATTCAGAAACTACTATTCCACATGCTAAAGGTTTTGAACGTTCATTTGCATTAATGGAAAGTGGTGCTGATAATTGGGTTGAACAACCCTACATTCCAATGTATAAAGCAGTTCATTATTACGAAGATAAAAAGCAAGTTAGCCTTCCTACAGAAAATTATTTTTCATCAAATTATTACACAGATAAAATGATGAAATATATTGGTGAGTCTAAGAAAGATGACAAACCATTTTACGCTTACCTTTCTTACCAAGCAGTTCATTACCCACACCAAGCTCCAAAAGAATATATCGATAAATACAATGGTGTTTATGATGAAGGTTGGGAAAAGCTTAGAGAAAACCGTTTAGCTAAACAGAAAGAACTTGGTATTGTATCTAAAGATGTGATTTTAAACACAGACAATGCAGCTACAACAGAGCCAGATTGGAAAATTCAGGATTGGAGTAAACTATCAGATGAGCAGAAAAAATTCAATGCTCGTAAAATGCAAGCTTATTCTGGAATGGTAGACAATATGGATGTCAATATTGGCCGATTAATAAGTTACCTAAAAGAAATTGGCGAATATGATAATACTTTAATTGTATTTCTTTCTGATAATGGTGCAGATCCAAATCAATTAACAACAAAACCCGGGTTTGATAAATGGTATAAAGCAAACTATGAATACACTTTTATAGAAGACTATAAAGGCGACTATTCAAAAATGGGCTTAAAAGGTTCTTATGCAGATTATGGACCAGGATGGGCTGCAGCAGCTAACACTCCCAATAGCTACTATAAAACGTTTTCTACAGAAGGTGGAATACGTGTTCCTTTTGTTGCTTGGTACCCTAAAGTATTAGAGCAAGGTAAAATGGTTAATAATTTTGCCTTTGTTAAAGATCTTGTACCAACTATGTTAGAAGTTGCAGGTATAGAAGATACTGGAAACTCTTATAATGGAAAAGAGATTTACCCAATCACCGGAAAAAGTATGTGGAGTTTTCTGACTGGAAAAGCTAAAGCTTTACATAATGATGATGAAATTATTGGCTATGAATTAGCAGGAAGTAGTGCCGTATTCCAAGGTAAATATAAACTATCTATCAACCCTAAAACAAAAGGTACAGGTAAATGGGAATTATATGATATCGTTAGTGATCCTTCTGAAATGCATAATTTAGCGAGTAAGAAGCCTAAACTTGTAGCAAAGTTAAAAGCTGGGTATAGTAAATATGAAAAAGATAATGGTGTAGTTCCCGTTCCTGCAGATTATGATGTACTTAAGCAGTTAATCAAAAATGCAGAGAGAGGCGTAGCCCATTAA
- a CDS encoding DUF5522 domain-containing protein, translated as MGKQQPLKEGEDYYIENGLYVFTKAYHEKRGYCCKNQCKHCPWGFKKDRQRTSIL; from the coding sequence ATGGGAAAACAGCAACCACTAAAAGAAGGAGAAGATTATTATATAGAGAATGGCTTGTATGTTTTTACAAAAGCTTATCACGAAAAACGAGGATATTGCTGTAAGAATCAATGTAAACATTGTCCTTGGGGATTTAAAAAAGATAGACAAAGAACTAGTATTCTTTAG
- a CDS encoding AIR synthase related protein, producing the protein MQERYAQRGVSASKEDIHNAIKRLDKGLFPKAFCKIVPDILTGDPNYCAIMHADGAGTKSSLAYLYWKETGDISVWKGIAQDAIIMNTDDLLCVGATGSTLLSSTIGRNKNLIPGEVISELINGTEEVLQMLRDNGFDIHSTGGETADVGDLVRTVIVDSTVTTRMRRDEVIDNSNIKGGDVIVGLASYGQATYESEYNGGMGSNGLTSARHDVFSKYLADKYPESFDPQVPNELIYSGNQKLTDAIADLALDAGKLVLSPTRTYAPIIKKVLDALRPEIHGMVHCSGGAQTKVLHFVDNVHVIKDNLFPIPPLFDMIHKNSGTDWKEMYKVFNMGHRMEIYVDPKHAQEIIDISKSFNVDAQIVGRVEHKEGGKSLDIHSPYGTYSY; encoded by the coding sequence ATGCAAGAGCGATACGCACAACGCGGTGTTTCTGCCTCAAAAGAGGACATCCATAATGCAATCAAGCGTTTGGATAAAGGCTTATTTCCTAAAGCATTCTGCAAAATCGTTCCTGATATTCTAACAGGCGATCCAAATTACTGTGCCATTATGCATGCCGATGGTGCGGGTACAAAATCTTCTTTAGCTTACCTATATTGGAAAGAAACAGGTGATATATCTGTTTGGAAAGGTATTGCTCAAGATGCAATTATTATGAATACTGATGATTTACTTTGTGTTGGAGCAACAGGAAGTACTCTCTTATCGTCGACAATTGGACGTAACAAAAACCTTATACCAGGTGAAGTTATTTCAGAATTGATTAACGGTACAGAAGAGGTTCTTCAAATGCTAAGAGACAATGGTTTCGATATTCATAGTACAGGTGGTGAAACAGCAGATGTTGGAGATTTAGTTCGTACAGTTATTGTAGATAGTACTGTAACTACACGAATGCGTCGTGACGAGGTAATTGACAATAGCAACATCAAAGGCGGTGATGTTATTGTAGGATTAGCGTCTTACGGTCAAGCAACTTACGAAAGTGAATACAATGGTGGAATGGGTAGTAATGGATTAACTTCTGCCCGTCATGATGTATTTTCTAAATATCTTGCTGATAAATATCCTGAAAGTTTTGACCCACAAGTTCCTAACGAGCTTATTTATTCGGGCAATCAAAAACTTACAGATGCTATTGCTGATTTAGCTTTAGATGCAGGTAAATTAGTATTATCTCCAACAAGAACGTATGCTCCTATTATCAAAAAGGTATTAGATGCATTAAGACCAGAAATTCATGGTATGGTACATTGTAGCGGTGGTGCACAAACTAAAGTGCTTCATTTTGTTGACAATGTTCATGTTATAAAAGACAATTTATTCCCTATCCCTCCATTGTTTGATATGATTCATAAAAACAGTGGTACAGATTGGAAAGAAATGTATAAAGTCTTTAATATGGGCCATAGAATGGAAATCTATGTCGACCCTAAACACGCTCAAGAGATTATTGACATTTCGAAATCATTCAATGTCGATGCTCAAATTGTTGGCCGTGTTGAACATAAAGAAGGTGGTAAATCTTTAGATATCCACTCTCCTTACGGTACTTACTCTTATTAA
- a CDS encoding c-type cytochrome: MKKILLLLTFLTTFLVSFTYTPLEESIKRGQGVFMINCMHCHMSDGQGIEPSVPPLAGIKYLVENKSQAIRQVLHGLEDPIEINGVTYEKGSMPEQGALSDEDAADVLNYIRNSWGNKAEIITPHEVAMER; encoded by the coding sequence ATGAAAAAAATACTACTCTTACTCACATTTTTAACTACCTTTTTAGTTTCATTTACATATACCCCATTAGAAGAAAGCATAAAAAGAGGACAAGGCGTGTTTATGATTAATTGTATGCATTGTCATATGTCAGATGGGCAGGGTATAGAACCCTCTGTACCTCCTTTGGCTGGAATTAAATATTTAGTAGAAAATAAAAGCCAAGCAATTAGACAGGTATTACATGGTTTAGAAGACCCTATAGAAATAAATGGCGTTACTTATGAGAAAGGATCTATGCCAGAACAAGGGGCTTTGAGCGATGAAGATGCAGCTGATGTTTTGAACTATATCAGAAATTCTTGGGGGAATAAAGCAGAAATAATTACACCCCATGAGGTAGCAATGGAACGTTAA
- a CDS encoding TIGR02757 family protein, with amino-acid sequence MIDLLESSYKKYNQPNFIKDDPICIPHKFTKKEDIEIMGFWASMLAWGQRKTIINKCNELVNMMDNAPHDFIMNHTEADLKPFLTFKHRTFNDIDTLYFLSFFQRHYQKHASLEDAFLIGYNKEDESVENALIGFHDYFFNQDDAPQRTKKHIATPARKSACKRINMFLRWMVRQDTNGVDFGIWNTIQTKQLICPLDVHVERVSRKLHLLDRKQSDWKAAVELTNHLKQFDANDPVKYDFALFGLGIEKFA; translated from the coding sequence ATGATAGATCTTTTAGAAAGTAGTTACAAAAAATACAATCAGCCTAATTTTATTAAAGATGACCCAATTTGTATCCCTCATAAATTCACAAAAAAAGAAGACATTGAGATTATGGGCTTTTGGGCATCGATGCTTGCATGGGGCCAAAGAAAAACTATTATAAATAAATGTAATGAGTTGGTAAATATGATGGACAATGCACCTCATGATTTTATTATGAACCATACGGAAGCAGATTTAAAACCATTCCTAACTTTTAAACATCGTACTTTTAACGATATTGACACTCTATATTTTTTATCTTTCTTTCAACGCCATTATCAAAAACATGCTTCATTAGAAGATGCTTTTCTAATTGGATACAACAAGGAAGATGAAAGTGTAGAAAATGCTCTAATTGGTTTCCATGATTACTTTTTTAATCAAGATGATGCTCCACAGAGAACAAAAAAACATATTGCTACTCCAGCTCGTAAATCAGCCTGTAAGAGAATTAATATGTTTTTAAGATGGATGGTAAGGCAAGACACAAACGGAGTTGATTTTGGCATATGGAACACCATTCAAACCAAGCAATTGATTTGTCCACTAGATGTACACGTTGAGCGAGTAAGTAGAAAATTACACCTTCTAGACCGCAAACAGTCGGATTGGAAAGCAGCAGTAGAACTAACTAATCATTTAAAACAATTTGATGCTAACGACCCTGTAAAATATGATTTTGCCTTATTTGGTTTAGGAATAGAAAAATTTGCATAA
- a CDS encoding RNA polymerase sigma factor produces MTGKEQNIENTFHQEQGRLTNYIKGKVGSLEDAEDITQDVFLSFVGSFDDISDLRKSISWLYTVAKNKIVDFRRKKKTVAIEDQKPETDQEEGLNLIDLIPSIESLPDEQLMLDMIWEEIHLRLEELPKEQREVFEWHELEGRSFKQIADATGITINTLISRKRYAVLYLREHLEELFKLIKE; encoded by the coding sequence ATGACAGGAAAAGAACAAAATATAGAAAACACATTCCATCAAGAACAAGGCCGCTTGACAAATTACATTAAGGGTAAAGTTGGTTCTTTAGAAGATGCGGAAGACATAACACAAGATGTGTTTTTGAGTTTTGTGGGGAGCTTTGATGATATATCTGATTTGCGCAAATCAATCTCTTGGCTTTATACTGTTGCTAAAAATAAAATTGTTGATTTCCGTCGTAAAAAGAAGACTGTAGCTATTGAAGATCAAAAGCCTGAAACTGATCAGGAGGAAGGATTAAATTTAATTGATCTTATACCATCTATAGAATCATTGCCAGATGAACAACTCATGTTAGATATGATATGGGAAGAAATTCATCTAAGATTAGAAGAACTACCCAAAGAACAGCGTGAGGTCTTTGAATGGCATGAGTTAGAAGGCCGTAGCTTTAAACAAATAGCTGATGCTACAGGAATCACAATTAACACATTAATAAGTAGAAAACGCTATGCTGTGTTGTATCTAAGAGAGCATTTAGAAGAATTGTTCAAATTGATCAAGGAGTAG
- a CDS encoding siderophore-interacting protein — protein sequence MKIIEKILKSVLTETEIIYKKQLSKSAFHIRIQSEDFLKINIIPGAFLRVGIGIGKEELSMKDKIRSYSIWDFDQKKGVIDIAIATHSKGIGSYWVSNCKVGDKLFCKLKTGKFLIDEIADSYLMIGDLSALSHLYMIQRELGPNKYVKGIIYSDNKDDFFPDVDNKTPFDFYEKSQNPIDEVIGEIKKSLPLMHGEEIVYIAGDSRLCIALTKFFRNELKWKSNKIKTKPFWNPEKKGLE from the coding sequence ATGAAGATTATAGAAAAGATATTAAAATCAGTACTAACTGAAACTGAGATTATCTATAAAAAACAATTATCTAAGTCAGCCTTTCATATTAGAATTCAAAGTGAAGACTTTTTAAAAATAAATATTATTCCTGGTGCTTTTCTAAGAGTTGGTATTGGAATCGGTAAAGAGGAGCTATCGATGAAGGACAAGATTAGAAGTTATAGTATATGGGATTTCGACCAAAAAAAAGGAGTAATAGATATTGCTATTGCAACACATAGTAAAGGCATTGGATCGTATTGGGTTTCAAACTGTAAGGTAGGAGATAAACTATTTTGTAAATTGAAAACGGGAAAATTTTTGATAGATGAAATAGCAGATAGTTATTTAATGATTGGAGACCTTTCAGCACTTTCTCATTTATATATGATTCAGAGAGAGCTTGGACCTAATAAATATGTTAAGGGTATAATTTATAGTGATAATAAAGATGATTTTTTTCCTGATGTAGATAACAAGACTCCTTTTGATTTTTATGAGAAATCTCAAAATCCAATAGATGAAGTTATTGGTGAAATCAAGAAAAGTCTTCCATTAATGCATGGAGAGGAAATAGTTTATATTGCTGGTGACAGTCGACTTTGTATTGCTCTTACTAAATTTTTTAGAAATGAGCTAAAATGGAAGTCAAATAAAATTAAGACAAAACCGTTTTGGAACCCTGAAAAGAAGGGTTTAGAATAG
- a CDS encoding iron-containing alcohol dehydrogenase has protein sequence MKNFELWNPTRLVFGENRIEEVNKHIPADAKNIMVLFGGGSVKKNGIYDLVHTALKDRNVIDFGGIEANPRYETIMKARTLAIKENVDFLLAVGGGSVIDATKLLCVAIPFTESEPWDIIKKGLGKKVTEAVPFGTILTLPATGSEMNSGSVVTREETKEKLAFGGPLCFPKFSILDPRVVASLPQRQIVNGITDAFTHVLEQYITYPADAPLQDRIAEGVLQTLVEIGPQVIANPGDSTVAGNFMWCCTMALNGLIQQGVPTDWATHMIGHELTALYEIDHARTLAIIGPNLYRVMFNNKKDKLAQYGERVWGITEGSIEHRAQATIERTVEFFHSMGIDTKISDYTEDYAEVAKTIVDRFADRKWLGLGERQDISLEKVQEIVEMSI, from the coding sequence ATGAAAAATTTTGAGCTTTGGAACCCTACTCGCCTAGTATTTGGTGAAAACAGAATTGAAGAAGTAAACAAACACATTCCGGCAGATGCTAAAAACATTATGGTGTTATTTGGTGGCGGAAGTGTAAAGAAAAATGGCATTTACGATTTAGTGCATACAGCTTTAAAAGACCGTAATGTTATTGATTTTGGAGGAATTGAAGCTAATCCTCGTTACGAAACAATAATGAAAGCTAGAACGCTTGCCATTAAAGAAAATGTAGACTTCCTTTTAGCTGTTGGTGGTGGTTCTGTTATTGATGCAACAAAATTATTATGTGTTGCTATACCATTTACAGAAAGTGAGCCTTGGGATATTATAAAAAAAGGATTAGGTAAAAAAGTAACAGAAGCTGTTCCATTTGGTACAATCTTAACTTTACCTGCAACGGGTTCTGAAATGAACTCAGGTTCTGTAGTTACTAGAGAAGAAACAAAAGAGAAATTAGCTTTTGGAGGACCATTATGTTTCCCTAAGTTCTCTATTTTAGATCCTAGAGTTGTTGCTTCATTACCTCAAAGACAGATTGTAAATGGTATTACAGATGCTTTTACACATGTTTTAGAGCAATATATTACTTACCCTGCCGATGCTCCTTTACAAGATAGAATAGCTGAGGGAGTACTTCAAACATTAGTAGAAATTGGACCACAAGTTATTGCAAACCCTGGCGACAGTACTGTAGCAGGTAACTTTATGTGGTGTTGCACAATGGCATTAAATGGTTTAATTCAGCAAGGAGTACCAACAGATTGGGCTACTCACATGATAGGCCATGAACTTACTGCTTTATATGAAATTGACCATGCTCGAACTTTAGCTATTATTGGACCTAACTTATACAGAGTAATGTTCAATAATAAAAAAGATAAATTAGCTCAATATGGTGAACGTGTTTGGGGAATTACAGAAGGTAGTATTGAACATAGAGCTCAAGCTACTATCGAAAGAACTGTAGAATTCTTCCATTCAATGGGTATTGACACTAAAATATCTGATTATACAGAAGATTATGCAGAAGTAGCTAAAACTATTGTAGATCGTTTTGCTGATCGTAAATGGTTAGGTCTTGGTGAACGTCAAGATATTTCATTAGAAAAAGTACAAGAAATTGTAGAGATGAGTATTTAA
- a CDS encoding SDR family oxidoreductase — translation MAEKQTIFITGASSGIGKSIAEAAVKKGYNVIGTSRNPNTTKNKLEGVKYVALDVSSSESIDACWNEIKDTPIDVLINNAGQSQIGPVEETSMEKFRFLFEVNFFGVLNLTKKVLPQMRERRGGTIINVGSLNGRFAAPYYSSYCATKFAMSGWTQSLRSEMKEFGVTVALVEPNHIASSIVPDFNCAEDSEYFPYADNIRQSVKGSMSEAEASSVISDTVMEVIETNAPSPIYVSGGNASMLAFAKRFLPDAFAEKLIRKTYGLKD, via the coding sequence ATGGCAGAAAAGCAGACAATATTTATTACAGGAGCATCATCAGGAATTGGTAAATCTATAGCAGAAGCCGCTGTAAAGAAAGGTTATAATGTAATTGGTACTTCTAGGAATCCTAATACAACTAAAAATAAATTAGAAGGGGTAAAATATGTAGCCTTAGATGTTTCTAGTTCTGAAAGTATTGATGCTTGCTGGAATGAAATAAAAGATACTCCAATTGATGTTCTTATTAATAATGCAGGACAGTCTCAAATAGGACCTGTAGAAGAAACATCTATGGAGAAATTTAGATTTTTATTTGAAGTGAATTTCTTTGGGGTTTTAAACCTTACAAAGAAAGTATTACCACAAATGCGTGAAAGGAGAGGTGGTACTATTATTAATGTAGGATCTTTAAATGGTAGATTTGCAGCACCATACTACTCTAGCTATTGTGCAACAAAATTTGCAATGTCTGGATGGACACAATCTTTAAGAAGCGAAATGAAAGAGTTTGGTGTTACAGTAGCACTAGTAGAACCCAACCATATTGCTTCTAGTATTGTTCCAGACTTTAACTGCGCAGAAGATTCGGAATACTTCCCATATGCAGATAATATTCGTCAGAGTGTAAAAGGAAGTATGTCAGAAGCAGAAGCATCTTCTGTAATTTCTGATACTGTAATGGAAGTTATAGAAACCAATGCACCCTCTCCAATTTATGTTTCTGGTGGTAATGCAAGTATGTTGGCTTTTGCAAAGAGATTTTTACCAGATGCCTTCGCAGAAAAACTGATTAGAAAAACGTATGGTCTTAAAGACTAA
- a CDS encoding response regulator, which yields MSKKIKTILLVDDNDTDNFINSRIIELTDFAEEIVIKNSGKKALEFLQERFDLKGNLPSLILLDINMPIVDGFVFLYEFESFPDELKEKCKIAILSSSDNESDIERIVNNEYVVKFVTKPLTEESLLSISDLI from the coding sequence ATGAGCAAAAAAATAAAAACTATATTACTTGTCGATGATAACGACACTGATAATTTTATAAATAGTAGAATTATTGAGCTAACAGATTTTGCAGAAGAAATTGTTATAAAAAATTCTGGCAAAAAAGCATTGGAATTTCTTCAAGAGCGTTTTGACTTGAAAGGCAATTTACCTAGTTTAATTTTACTAGATATTAATATGCCAATCGTAGACGGTTTCGTGTTCTTATATGAATTTGAAAGCTTCCCAGATGAGTTAAAAGAAAAATGTAAAATAGCTATCCTATCAAGTTCAGATAATGAATCTGATATTGAAAGAATAGTAAATAATGAATATGTGGTAAAATTTGTAACTAAACCACTTACAGAAGAGTCTTTATTAAGTATAAGTGATTTGATATAA
- a CDS encoding GH3 auxin-responsive promoter family protein, with translation MGIRSFLSKPYAAYIVKQQLKWANNPSQAQESVFQNLIQVGKSTAFGKDHNFGDIKNYEDFKKHVPICDYEDLRPYIDRVIAGESDVLWRNKPTYFAKTSGTTSGAKYIPLTKDSIPNHINSAKNAMLNYIHETGNANFLDRKLIFLSGSPVLDKSGDILSGRLSGIVNHHVPGYLRTNQMPSYETNCIEDWETKLDRIIDETIHQDMSLISGIPPWVQMYFDRIIERTGKPIHETFPNFDMFIYGGVNFEPYKTKLFDSIGKVIPSIETYPASEGFFAFQDTQTEEGLLMQLDSGIFFEFIPTDEYFEENPTRLRIEEVEMGKNYALIINSNAGLWGYSIGDTVKFVSKAPYRVLVTGRIKHFISAFGEHVIGTEVEKAMKFALEQHPEVKITEFSVAPQVNPIKGLPYHEWLISYENEPNDPDAFALTIDNKLRELNVYYDDLITGTITRTLVISALQRDAFQQYMKSIGKLGGQNKVPRLSNDRKIADKIIHWKK, from the coding sequence ATGGGTATACGATCATTTTTAAGTAAACCATACGCTGCATATATTGTAAAACAGCAGTTAAAATGGGCAAACAATCCGAGTCAGGCGCAAGAAAGTGTTTTTCAAAACCTTATTCAAGTAGGTAAATCTACAGCTTTCGGGAAAGATCATAATTTTGGTGATATCAAAAATTACGAAGACTTTAAAAAGCATGTTCCAATATGCGACTATGAAGATCTTCGTCCTTATATAGACCGTGTTATAGCAGGTGAAAGTGATGTTTTATGGAGAAATAAACCTACTTACTTTGCAAAAACATCTGGTACAACTTCTGGTGCTAAATATATTCCTCTAACAAAAGATTCGATACCTAATCATATCAATTCTGCAAAAAATGCCATGCTGAATTATATTCATGAAACAGGTAACGCAAATTTTTTAGATCGTAAACTTATATTTTTATCAGGAAGTCCCGTTTTAGATAAATCTGGAGATATCCTTTCTGGTAGATTATCAGGCATTGTTAATCATCATGTACCAGGTTATTTGAGAACAAATCAAATGCCTAGTTATGAAACAAATTGTATAGAAGATTGGGAAACAAAATTAGATCGTATTATTGATGAAACGATTCATCAGGATATGTCGTTAATTTCTGGAATTCCACCTTGGGTTCAAATGTATTTTGATAGAATTATTGAACGTACAGGAAAGCCTATTCACGAGACTTTTCCAAACTTTGATATGTTTATCTATGGAGGCGTAAATTTTGAACCTTACAAAACCAAGTTATTTGATTCTATCGGGAAAGTAATCCCTTCTATTGAAACATACCCAGCTTCTGAAGGGTTCTTTGCATTCCAAGATACGCAAACAGAAGAAGGTCTTTTAATGCAATTGGATTCAGGCATTTTCTTCGAATTTATTCCTACAGATGAATATTTTGAAGAAAACCCTACCCGACTTAGAATTGAAGAAGTAGAGATGGGTAAAAACTATGCTCTAATTATTAATTCTAATGCAGGACTTTGGGGTTATTCAATTGGTGATACAGTCAAATTTGTATCAAAAGCCCCATATAGAGTGCTTGTTACAGGAAGAATTAAGCATTTTATTTCTGCTTTTGGAGAGCACGTTATTGGCACAGAAGTAGAAAAAGCAATGAAATTTGCCTTAGAACAACATCCTGAGGTTAAAATAACTGAGTTCTCTGTTGCTCCACAAGTTAATCCTATTAAAGGATTACCTTATCATGAATGGTTAATTTCTTATGAAAACGAACCTAATGATCCCGATGCATTTGCATTGACAATAGACAATAAACTCCGTGAATTGAATGTTTATTACGATGATTTAATTACAGGAACTATTACAAGAACTTTAGTTATTTCGGCATTACAAAGAGATGCTTTTCAACAATATATGAAGTCAATTGGTAAGTTAGGAGGTCAAAATAAAGTTCCTCGACTATCAAATGACAGGAAAATTGCAGATAAAATCATTCATTGGAAAAAATAA